The stretch of DNA GCGAGCACCTCACCATCCGCAAGCAGGAGCACGCCGCCGCGCTGCACAAGGCAGGCGGGATGGTGGACGAGGCGGACATGTACGCGCACGTGGCGCTGCGCTGCGTGGTGGGATCTCGCGCGTACGGGCTGCAGTCCAGCGCGTCGGACGTGGACCTGCGTGGCTTCTACCTGCCGCCGGCCCGGCTGCACTGGGCGCTGTACGGCGTGCCGGAGCAGCTGGAAAGCGCGGACAGCGACGAGGTCTACTGGGAGGCCGGCAAGTTTCTGGTGCTGGCGCTCAAGGCCAATCCCAACGTGCTGGAGTGCCTGTACACGCCCCTGGTGCGCGACGCCACGGCCATCGGCCAGGAGCTGCTGGACAACCGGCACCGATTTCTGTCGCGCCGCGTCTACCAGACGTTCAACGGCTACGTGATTTCGCAGTTCAAGCGGCTGGAGACGGACTTTCGCATGGACGGCGCGCCGCGGTGGAAGCACGCCATGCACCTGATCCGCCTGCTGCTTTCCGGCATCGGAGCGCTGCGAGAGGGCGCGCTCCCCGTGGCGGTAGAGGATGAACATCGCGCGGCGCTGCTGGACGTGCGCGCGGGCAGCGCGCCGTGGGATGAGGTGAACCAGTGGAGGCTGGCGCTGCACCGCGACTTTGACGCGGCCTACGCCGCCACGGCGCTGCCGGAAGCGCCCGACTACGACTGGGCGAACGACTTTCTGGTCCGCGCGCGGCGAAGTGCCGTGGAGGGATGAGGAGAAGTACGAAAGTACGATAAGTACGAGAGGGGCCGTTCCGGGCGCGGGCGGCTTCGGCTCGCGCCCTCCATCCGCGGCGCCTGGCCGTTCGTCCGGCACGGCCGGAGCCGGCGACCGGGGCTCTCCGGGCAAGATCCGCCGATTGAAGCGCGAGTCCGGACCGGACACATTCGCACTCACGCACCCAGCACTGACGCACTCACGCACTTCCCTTTCGTACTTTTCCATGATGACGGACCCGCGCCTGCGCGCCGAAATCCACGCGCACCCCTACCCGCTCCTCTTCGCCACCGTGAGC from Longimicrobium terrae encodes:
- a CDS encoding DNA polymerase beta superfamily protein, which translates into the protein MNKHLILPLGTHVTLRHPATTGAGVLIAPAGAVGHVVRAPDDASHSYRVRLPGGAEVSVRREHLTIRKQEHAAALHKAGGMVDEADMYAHVALRCVVGSRAYGLQSSASDVDLRGFYLPPARLHWALYGVPEQLESADSDEVYWEAGKFLVLALKANPNVLECLYTPLVRDATAIGQELLDNRHRFLSRRVYQTFNGYVISQFKRLETDFRMDGAPRWKHAMHLIRLLLSGIGALREGALPVAVEDEHRAALLDVRAGSAPWDEVNQWRLALHRDFDAAYAATALPEAPDYDWANDFLVRARRSAVEG